A stretch of Chelmon rostratus isolate fCheRos1 chromosome 18, fCheRos1.pri, whole genome shotgun sequence DNA encodes these proteins:
- the LOC121622359 gene encoding trace amine-associated receptor 1-like has protein sequence MEPEGTVNRTYTVNDIHPCYESDNGTYVFTSNPSLICVLLYVFLGSLSVVTVCGNLLVIISIIYFKQLHVPTNYLILSLAVADLLVGVLVFPSSMAVTVTSCLYHEGLFYRYYAVCQPLTYKSKINNCVIGVMILVSWGISALIGIGIIIAGFSQGTCEDMCSVDVLMANTMGPVFSFYFPAIIMLCIYLKIFIVAQKQANSIQNATCQITKSGAAVSKMERKATKTLAIVMGVFLLCLTPYFLCIVFQPLAHVTPPVTVIETLNWLTLSNSMLNPFIYAFFYSWFRSAFRMIISGKIFQVHRTDQG, from the exons ATGGAGCCAGAAGGGACTGTCAACAGGACGTACACTGTTAATGACATACATCCCTGCTATGAGTCAGATAATGGAACTTACGTATTTACAAGCAACCCTTCACTAATATGTGTATTATTATATGTTTTCCTCGGCTCATTGTCTGTTGTCACAGTATGTGGAAATCTTCTTGTGATAATCTCcatcatttatttcaaacagCTCCACGTCCCTACTAACTACCTCATCCTGTCTCTGGCTGTGGCTGACCTGCTTGTAGGAGTTTTGGTTTTTCCTTCCAGCATGGCAGTCACTGTAACCTCGTGTCTCTATCATGAAGGTTTATTTT ACAGATATTATGCAGTGTGTCAGCCTCTCActtataaaagtaaaataaataactgtgtTATCGGGGTCATGATCCTGGTGAGCTGGGGGATTTCTGCCCTGATCGGAATTGGCATCATAATTGCAGGATTCAGCCAAGGAACATGTGAAGACATGTGCTCAGTTGATGTTTTAATGGCAAACACTATGGGacctgttttctcattttacttTCCAGCGATCATAATGCTCTGTATCTACCTGAAGATTTTCATTGTTGCACAGAAACAGGCAAACAGCATCCAGAACGCAACCTGTCAGATCACAAAGTCTGGAGCAGCTGTTAGTAAAATGGAGAGAAAGGCCACCAAAACTCTGGCTATAGTCATGGGAGTTTTTCTCTTATGTTTGACTccttattttctttgtattgtCTTTCAGCCTTTAGCTCATGTAACCCCACCAGTTACTGTGATTGAAACACTTAATTGGCTTACACTGTCAAACTCAATGCTCaacccatttatttatgctttcttttacagctggttCAGATCAGCTTTTAGAATGATCATTTctggaaaaatatttcaag tgcaccGCACAGACCAGGGGTAA
- the LOC121622361 gene encoding trace amine-associated receptor 1-like — protein MEPEGTVNRTYTLHDIHPCYESDNGAYVFTSNPSLICVLLYVFLGSLSVVTVCGNLLVIISIVYFKQLHVPTNYLILSLSVADLLVGVLVFPSSMAVTVTSCWYHEGLFYRYYAVCQPLAYGSKINDHAIGIMILLSWGVAALIGIGIVIAGFNQGKCEESCSSDALISTTLTCIFSFYIPVIIMLCIYLKIFIVAQRQVRSIQNTTCQSTKSGAAVSKMERKATKTLAIVMGVFLLCWTPFFLCIIFQPLTYDVTPVAVIETLNWLALSNSMLNPFIYAFFYSWFRSAFRMIISGKLFQGDFANSKLR, from the exons ATGGAGCCAGAAGGGACTGTCAACAGGACGTACACTCTTCATGACATACATCCCTGCTATGAGTCAGATAATGGAGCTTATGTATTTACAAGCAACCCTTCACTAATATGTGTATTATTATATGTTTTCCTCGGCTCATTGTCTGTTGTCACAGTATGTGGAAATCTTCTTGTGATAATCTCCATCGTTTATTTCAAACAGCTCCATGTCCCTACTAACTACCtcatcctgtctctgtctgtggctgACCTGCTTGTAGGAGTTTTGGTTTTTCCTTCCAGCATGGCAGTCACTGTAACCTCATGTTGGTATCATGAAGGTTTATTTT ACAGATATTATGCAGTGTGTCAGCCTCTCGCTTATGGaagcaaaataaatgatcatgCTATCGGGATTATGATCCTGCTGAGCTGGGGAGTTGCTGCTCTAATTGGAATTGGCATTGTAATTGCAGGGTTTAATCAAGGGAAGTGTGAAGAGAGCTGTTCAAGTGATGCTCTAATATCAACCACTCTGAcatgtattttctcattttacatcCCAGTCATAATAATGCTCTGTATCTACCTGAAGATTTTCATTGTTGCACAGAGACAGGTGCGCAGCATCCAGAACACAACCTGTCAGAGCACAAAGTCTGGAGCAGCTGTCAGTAAAATGGAGAGAAAGGCCACCAAAACTCTGGCTATAGTTATGGGAGTTTTTCTCTTATGTTGgactcctttctttctttgtatcaTCTTTCAGCCTTTAACATATGATGTAACACCAGTTGCTGTGATTGAAACCCTTAACTGGCTTGCACTGTCAAACTCAATGCTCaacccatttatttatgctttcttttacagctggttCAGATCAGCTTTTAGAATGATCATTTCTGGTAAACTATTTCAAGGTGATTTTGCCAACTCAAAACTGCGTTGA
- the LOC121622362 gene encoding trace amine-associated receptor 1-like → MEPEGTVNRTYTLHDIHPCYESDNGTYIFTSSPSIICVLLYVFLGSLSVVTVCGNLLVIISIVYFKQLHVPTNYLILSLSVADLLVGVLVFPSSMAVTVTSCWYHEGLFYRYYAVCQPLAYGSKINDHAIGIMILLSWGVAALIGIGIIIAGFNQGKCEESCSSDALISTTLACIFSFYIPVIIMLCIYLKIFIVAQRQVRSIQNTTCQSTKSGAAVSKMERKATKTLAIVMGVFLLCWTPFFLCMIFQPLTYDVTPVAVIETLNWLALSNSMLNPFIYAFFYSWFRSAFRMIISGKLFQDLQPQLLLHNSCGATGLSPGSSTGLHSAIRE, encoded by the exons ATGGAGCCAGAAGGGACTGTCAACAGGACGTACACTCTTCATGACATACATCCCTGCTATGAGTCAGATAATGGAACTTACATATTTACAAGCAGCCCTTCAATAATATGTGTATTATTATATGTTTTCCTCGGCTCATTGTCTGTTGTCACAGTATGTGGAAATCTTCTTGTGATAATCTCCATCGTTTATTTCAAACAGCTCCATGTCCCTACTAACTACCtcatcctgtctctgtctgtggctgACCTGCTTGTAGGAGTTTTGGTTTTTCCTTCCAGCATGGCAGTCACTGTAACCTCATGTTGGTATCATGAAGGTTTATTTT ACAGATATTATGCAGTGTGTCAGCCTCTCGCTTATGGaagcaaaataaatgatcatgCTATCGGGATTATGATCCTGCTGAGCTGGGGAGTTGCTGCTCTAATTGGAATTGGCATCATAATTGCAGGGTTTAATCAAGGAAAATGTGAAGAGAGCTGTTCAAGTGATGCTCTCATATCAACCACTCTGGcatgtattttctcattttacatcCCAGTCATAATAATGCTCTGTATCTACCTGAAGATTTTCATTGTTGCACAGAGACAGGTGCGCAGCATCCAGAACACAACCTGTCAGAGCACAAAGTCTGGAGCAGCTGTCAGTAAAATGGAGAGAAAGGCCACCAAAACTCTGGCTATAGTTATGGGAGTTTTTCTCTTATGTTGGACTCCTTTCTTCCTTTGCATGATCTTTCAGCCTTTAACATATGATGTAACACCAGTTGCTGTGATTGAAACCCTTAACTGGCTTGCACTGTCAAACTCAATGCTCaacccatttatttatgctttcttttacagctggttCAGATCAGCTTTTAGAATGATCATTTCTGGTAAACTATTTCAAG ACCTGCAGCCCCAGCTTCTCCTCCATAACTCCTGCGGGGCCACAGGTCTgtctccgggcagcagcacAGGTTTACACAGCGCAATCAGGGAGTAG